The DNA sequence CTCATCGATGTCAACGATGCGCTCTAACCAACTGAGCTAACCGCCCAAGACTTTACTAAGATACGCAATAATCGGCTAATTGTCAACTGAGTTCCTGTGTTTGGTACGCGCCACCCCTGGTCTTAAACCAGGGACATCCACCTTGGCTCATATATTTAGTGCGCCCACCTGGTCTCGAACCAGGGACATCCACCTTATAAGAGTGGCGCTCTAACCAACTGAGCTATGGGCGCACTAAATATACGAGAATGAAATTATGAGTGGTGCTAATCGGCGCACTAAGCACAGGAATTCGGTGGCGTTAAGACACCCTTCATTATAACAGCCGTCTTATTTTTGACCAAGCCTTTCTTTAATTCGATCAATGACGACTTGCTCCGCTTCTTGGAGGGTTTTTTGAGGAAGCTCAAATGCGGCAATACTTTTAGAACCGGTCGGGTTAAAATTATTTGTGAGGTAAAGAGCGTTATGATTTTTCAAAGTGTTAACTAAGACATTGACGGCGCCGTTAAATTGATAGATTAAAACCACGATTTCTACTCCCGGAACAAATGATATTAATTCTTCTACGACGTCAGATAAATCATTTGGGTTGGCGCCGGCCTCAATAAAGTCGTTGTCGGTTAGTAGTGACCAAACCAACGTGTTGCCGTTGCGGCTCTTAAGTCGGGCCAAGACTCGTCCCCAGAGATTTAGGGTAGGCAGATTTCTTGAGCGGTATAATTTTTTGATAATCAAATCGCGGTCGGCCTCAAGCCCTAATAGCTGGCTGGCAATTTCCAAAGTTTTTGGGGTAACCGTAACGGTTTTAAAGCTTTTGGTTTCGGCAATCATGCCGGTTAATAAACAGGTGGCGATATCTTTATCGAGTAAATTTTGATCAATTGTTTTGATTAACCGGAAAATAATTTCCGACCCTGCTACCGCATTGGGGTTGGTTAAGTTGATTTGTCCGTACTGCTCATTTTCTGCAGAGTGATCAATGTTGACGATTGTGGTATCGTAAAAAAATTCGGTGAAGTTTTGGTAGATATTGCCCAGGGAATCAAAGTCTGGCGCGTCAATCGTAAAGATTGCATCGTATTTGTACCCTGAACTCGTGGCTTCAACGTCATTTTTGTGAAACGATCCGGCCTTGGGAGTAACATAAATATTGAGCCGATCGTTTTCAATGTTGTAGCTAAACTCGTCAACGGCATTCTTTTTCAAATTAAGACTGATGATGAATTTTTCCAAGCCGGTAATATGAGGTTTAATGTCTTTGATGTTTGGTAGAAAATCAAGATTGTTAGGCACCGAAAAGCCATCACAGACAATATCAACCAGCTTATTTTGTTTTTTTAAAACCAAACCAAGCGCCAGTGCTGAGGCAATAGCATCTGCCGAATAATCTTTCTTGCAAACAATTAAAATGTGATGACTTCTTTTAATCGTTTCATGTACTTGTTGAGCCTCATTGAGAGCCATGACTGGAGCGCTTTTTGTTATCTTTAGTAAAGTAGTTAATTATACCTATTTAATAGGAATTTGTCATCTTAATTGTTGTGATACAGATTGTCAAGAATTCGGGCCAAAAACTTGATAAATCTAAGAAAATTGGCTAAAATATGAATATGTCAAAAACTGAGATTCCTAAAGCCTACGAACCAAAAACAGTTGAAGACTCTATCTACCAAATGTGGGAAGAGTCTGGTTTTTTTAACCCTGATAATTTACCCAAGGGGCATAAGCAGCCGTTTACCATCGCTATGCCGCCACCAAATGCAACCGGCACGCTGCATGTCGGCCATGCGGTAATGTTGGCAATTCAGGATATTGTTATTCGTCATCAGCGCATGAAAGGCCGCAAGGCACTTTGGTTGCCGGGTACCGATCATGCGGCAATTGCCACCAACGCTAAGGTTGAAAAGATTTTACAGGATCGGGAAGGGAAAACGCGATTTGATATTGGTCGCGAGGCGTTTATTAGTCGGGTGGAGCAGTTTATTGCCGAATCGCAGGCTACCATTATTAATCAGGTTAAGAAAATGGGTTCAAGTTGTGATTGGTCGCGGTTGCGTTATACGTTTGATGAGGGCTTGAGCCATGCGGTGTCATCGGCATTTGTGGAAATGTATAATGATGGCTTGATTTATCGCGGGGAGCGAATTGTTAACTGGTGTCCTCATTGTGGTTCAACCTTGGCTGATGATGAGGTTGAATATAAAGAAGAAATGACACCGTTTTATTATTTTAAATATGGTCCGGTGGTGATTGGTACCGCCCGGCCGGAGACGAAATTCGGTGATAAGGTCATTGTGGTTCATCCCGATGATCCTCGGTATCAAGATTTGATTAATAAAGAGCTGGAAGTCGACTGGATTTTAGGCAAGATTAAAGCCCGGGTGATTGCGGACTCGGCTGCGGAAATGGAAATGGGCTCTGGTGCGATGACGATTACGCCTGGTCACAGTTTTGTTGATTTTGAGCTGGCTCAAAAATACGGCATTGCCATTGAAAAGATTATTGATGAGTCTGGTCGCTTAACACAGGCGGCGGGGGAGTTAGCCGGATTGTCAGTTAAGGAGGCGCGCCGAAAAGTTGTCGAGTTATTACAAACTAAAAATCTGGTTGATCATATCGACGAAAACTACGTTCATAATCTGTCGGTTTGTTACCGTTGCGGTACACCCGTTGAGCCATTGGTTTCCAAACAATGGTTTGTTGATGTTAATAAACCGATTAAAAAATTTGGCGGTAAGACAATCAAAGAGCGGTCGCTGGAAGTAGTGCGCGGCGGCGAAGTTAAAATTATTCCTGAACGCTTTGAAAAAACTTATTATCACTGGATGGAAAATCTACGCGATTGGTGCATTTCGCGCCAGATTTGGTTTGGCCACCGGATTCCGGTTTGGTACCGCGGCGAAAATCAAGCTGAGATTTATGTTGGCAGTACGCCACCAAAAGGTGAAGGTTGGCAACAGGATCCCGATACCCTTGATACTTGGTTTTCTTCGGGACTATGGACATTTTCAACACTGGGTTGGCCAGATAAAACGGCCGACCTAAAAACTTTTCATCCGACATCGTTGATGGAAACCGGATATGACATTTTATTTTTCTGGATTGCTCGAATGATTATTATGACGACGTATTTGATTGAAGAAATTCCGTTTGAAACAGTATATTTGCATGGCTTGGTGCGCGATGAACAGGGTAGAAAAATGAGCAAGTCGCTTGATAACATTATTGATCCGCTGGACACCATCAGTAAATATGGCGCGGACGCGACGCGTCTGAGTTTGGTGATTGGCATGACGCCCGGAAACGACACTAATATGTCAGAGGCAAAAATTGCCGGGTACCGAAATTTTGTTAATAAACTTTGGAATATTTCGCGCTATATTTTAATGAACGTTAAGACAGTACGGTTGGTGGAATCTGCGCCAAAACCAAAAACGTTAGCTGATGAATGGATTTTGGCGGAACTTAACGAGTTAATTGTCAGCGCCACTGATAATTTGGAAAAGTATAACCTGTCGATTGTTGGCGAAAAAATTTATGAATTTACCTGGTCGAAGCTGGCCGATTGGTATGTTGAGATTGCCAAAATTGAAGGTGATAAAGACGAGCTGTTATTGTATATTTTACAAACCGTTTTGAAGTTATGGCATCCATACACGCCGTTTGTAACTGAGGAAATTTGGAAAAAAATTTCGCCAAATGAATTATTGTTAGTTCAACCTTGGCCGGAAGCTTCCGGCAAAATAAGTAAAGCGTCAGTTGCCAAGTTTGGCCTAGTTAAAAATGTGATTACCGGCATCAGAAATGTTCGGGCTGAGGCTAAAATTGCACCCTCACAACTGCTGGATGCTGTGGTAGTTGCTCCGAAGAATTCAAAATTATTCAAAGAGCAGGAAGCGGTAATTAAAACGTTAGCGCGGCTTAAGACGCTTGAACTAAAAACAGCCGCTGCTAAACCATCCCAGGCGTTAGCAGTGATTCTACCCCAAGTTGAGATTTATTTGCCGGTTTCTGGTATGATTGATGTAGCTAAGGAAGTTAAGCGCTTAACGGAAGAGATGACCCGGCTGACTGATTTTGTCCAGCATCTTGAGCAAAAATTAAGCAATGAGCGTTTCTTGGAGCGAGCACCCAAAGAAATTATTGCCGCAGAAAAAGAAAAGCTCGAAAGCAACAAGCTGAAATTAGCTAGTATTAATCAGCAACTTAAAACACTTACTTAACATGTCACATAAGCAAGCATTAATTGATGAAATTTTAACCCGCGGCGTGGAAAATATTTATCCCAATCCACAAGCTTTGGAACAAGCTTTAAAGTCGGGTAAAAAGCTTACTTTATACTGCGGATATGACCCAAATTCACCAACTTTGCATATTGGTCATG is a window from the Candidatus Buchananbacteria bacterium genome containing:
- a CDS encoding valine--tRNA ligase; this encodes MNMSKTEIPKAYEPKTVEDSIYQMWEESGFFNPDNLPKGHKQPFTIAMPPPNATGTLHVGHAVMLAIQDIVIRHQRMKGRKALWLPGTDHAAIATNAKVEKILQDREGKTRFDIGREAFISRVEQFIAESQATIINQVKKMGSSCDWSRLRYTFDEGLSHAVSSAFVEMYNDGLIYRGERIVNWCPHCGSTLADDEVEYKEEMTPFYYFKYGPVVIGTARPETKFGDKVIVVHPDDPRYQDLINKELEVDWILGKIKARVIADSAAEMEMGSGAMTITPGHSFVDFELAQKYGIAIEKIIDESGRLTQAAGELAGLSVKEARRKVVELLQTKNLVDHIDENYVHNLSVCYRCGTPVEPLVSKQWFVDVNKPIKKFGGKTIKERSLEVVRGGEVKIIPERFEKTYYHWMENLRDWCISRQIWFGHRIPVWYRGENQAEIYVGSTPPKGEGWQQDPDTLDTWFSSGLWTFSTLGWPDKTADLKTFHPTSLMETGYDILFFWIARMIIMTTYLIEEIPFETVYLHGLVRDEQGRKMSKSLDNIIDPLDTISKYGADATRLSLVIGMTPGNDTNMSEAKIAGYRNFVNKLWNISRYILMNVKTVRLVESAPKPKTLADEWILAELNELIVSATDNLEKYNLSIVGEKIYEFTWSKLADWYVEIAKIEGDKDELLLYILQTVLKLWHPYTPFVTEEIWKKISPNELLLVQPWPEASGKISKASVAKFGLVKNVITGIRNVRAEAKIAPSQLLDAVVVAPKNSKLFKEQEAVIKTLARLKTLELKTAAAKPSQALAVILPQVEIYLPVSGMIDVAKEVKRLTEEMTRLTDFVQHLEQKLSNERFLERAPKEIIAAEKEKLESNKLKLASINQQLKTLT